A genomic region of Raphanus sativus cultivar WK10039 chromosome 6, ASM80110v3, whole genome shotgun sequence contains the following coding sequences:
- the LOC108811147 gene encoding late embryogenesis abundant protein 18: MHSAKEKISDMASTAKEKLNIGSAKAQGHAEKTMARTSEEKKMGHEREKSKEAQAKADLHESKAEHAADAQVHSHHLPGHTAYPSRTTGAAHYPPGQL; this comes from the coding sequence atgcatTCGGCGAAGGAGAAGATCAGCGACATGGCCAGCACGGCCAAGGAGAAGCTCAACATCGGCAGCGCAAAGGCACAAGGACATGCGGAGAAGACTATGGCTAGGACTtcagaagagaagaagatgggtCACGAGCGAGAGAAATCTAAGGAGGCACAGGCCAAGGCCGACCTCCACGAATCTAAGGCTGAGCATGCGGCAGACGCTCAGGTTCACAGCCACCATCTTCCTGGACACACCGCCTATCCTAGCCGAACCACTGGCGCTGCTCATTACCCGCCGGGACAGCTCTAA